The following are from one region of the Primulina eburnea isolate SZY01 chromosome 17, ASM2296580v1, whole genome shotgun sequence genome:
- the LOC140818594 gene encoding LOW QUALITY PROTEIN: protein OCTOPUS-like (The sequence of the model RefSeq protein was modified relative to this genomic sequence to represent the inferred CDS: inserted 1 base in 1 codon) encodes MNPTSADPTAPPPPPPRSSFSCDRHPNEQYTGFCPSCLCERLTSLDHSASNTPSSSSLPSSASAAAVTAIKSLFSSASKANSVLTPPLKPVNKASNPNSFLPELRRVKFFSASKNEALGQTFEPQRKSCDVRVRNTLWSLFTFGHSSXLEDENKSTTSNNKAFSSSSSSHQNLLSSQKIESCIVHKPVLEETENDGDFNDLENVEDGVVVLDDSGGGVDGDETIPFQISDLENLINVVEFEVNGSSEIVEEEVLSVSNLKPMKDHINLDSQDKKSSGGGFWTAASVFSKKWQKWRQKQKMKKQNSDKIRATLPVEKPISRQYREKQSEIADYGFGRRSCDSDPRFSLDAGRISFDDPRCSFDEPRASWDGYLIGRSFSRMAPMLSVMEDAPAVHVLRSDMQIPVEEQSRNFANEGEGVPGGSVQTREYYSDSSSKRRKSLDGSSSFRKTAAAMVTEIDELKMVSNAKLSPTTIDYFQGTKVVVGEQDLRDSKSNSLRDDCSETFELGSGFRDSSSSVIGNGERKESKKSRRWSWRLWGFIYRRNGGNKDENAEERTSHVNWVERSFSESWQESRREGSIDLRGGFNRNVPRSNSGVSWRNAPQVGESFGSVRHSNVEVNGHGGKKRDDFVLERNRSARYSPKHIDNGLLRFYLTPMRSNRRAGLGKVKPKHSHSIRSVLQLY; translated from the exons ATGAATCCCACTTCTGCAGACCCAACAGCGCCTCCGCCTCCTCCGCCGCGCTCCTCCTTCAGCTGTGACCGCCACCCCAATGAGCAGTACACCGGGTTCTGCCCCTCTTGTCTCTGCGAGCGTCTTACCTCTCTAGATCACTCGGCCTCCAACACTCCCTCCTCCTCCAGTCTCCCCTCGTCGGCTTCCGCCGCGGCGGTCACCGCAATCAAGTCCCTTTTTTCGTCCGCATCGAAAGCAAACAGCGTCCTTACTCCTCCTCTGAAGCCAGTTAATAAGGCCTCAAATCCCAATTCGTTTTTGCCCGAACTACGTCGCGTGAAGTTTTTTTCTGCTTCCAAGAACGAAGCTTTAGGCCAGACATTTGAGCCGCAGAGGAAATCTTGTGACGTTCGGGTAAGAAACACTCTTTGGTCACTCTTCACATTTGGTCACTCTT CATTAGAAGACGAGAATAAAAGTACTACCAGTAACAATAAAGCTTTctcttcctcttcttcttctCATCAAAACCTCTTGAGTAGCCAAAAAATCGAATCTTGTATAGTGCATAAGCCAGTATTGGAGGAAACAGAAAACGACGGAGATTTTAATGACCTTGAAAATGTAGAGGATGGTGTTGTGGTCTTGGATGATTCTGGTGGTGGAGTAGATGGAGATGAAACTATACCCTTTCAAATTTCCGATTTGGAAAATTTGATAAATGTGGTTGAGTTTGAGGTGAATGGTAGTAGTGAGATTGTTGAAGAAGAGGTGTTGAGTGTGAGTAATTTGAAGCCTATGAAAGACCATATAAATCTTGATAGTCAGGATAAGAAGAGTTCAGGAGGGGGGTTTTGGACTGCAGCCTCAGTTTTCAGCAAGAAATGGCAGAAGTGGAGGCAAAAGCAAAAGATGAAGAAGCAGAACAGTGACAAAATCAGAGCTACATTGCCTGTAGAGAAACCGATTTCTAGGCAGTATAGGGAGAAACAGTCTGAGATTGCTGATTATGGATTTGGGAGGAGGTCGTGTGATTCAGATCCCCGGTTTTCTCTGGATGCTGGGAGAATCAGTTTTGATGATCCTAGATGCTCCTTTGACGAGCCTCGAGCTTCTTGGGATGGATATCTGATTGGGAGGAGTTTTTCTAGAATGGCACCTATGCTTTCTGTGATGGAGGATGCCCCTGCTGTGCACGTGTTGCGCTCAGACATGCAAATTCCAGTTGAGGAGCAGTCAAGAAATTTTGCAAATGAAGGTGAGGGTGTGCCTGGAGGGTCTGTGCAGACCAGAGAGTATTACTCTGACTCTTCATCAAAAAGGAGGAAGAGTCTTGATGGCTCTAGTTCGTTCAGGAAGACTGCCGCCGCCATGGTAACTGAGATTGATGAACTGAAGATGGTGTCAAATGCGAAGCTCTCACCCACTACTATAGACTATTTTCAAGGGACAAAAGTGGTAGTTGGGGAACAAGATCTGAGGGATTcgaaatcaaactctttgaggGATGACTGTTCCGAGACTTTTGAATTGGGTAGCGGATTTAGGGATAGTAGCAGTTCTGTGATAGGCAATGGGGAGAGGAAGGAGTCGAAGAAATCTAGGAGGTGGAGTTGGAGATTATGGGGCTTTATATACCGGAGAAATGGTGGTAACAAAGATGAAAATGCGGAGGAAAGAACAAGTCACGTGAATTGGGTGGAGAGATCTTTTTCTGAGTCTTGGCAAGAATCAAGGAGGGAAGGAAGCATCGATCTGAGAGGCGGGTTCAACAGAAATGTGCCTCGAAGCAATAGTGGTGTGAGCTGGAGAAATGCCCCTCAAGTTGGTGAATCATTCGGGAGTGTGAGGCATTCAAATGTCGAGGTGAATGGGCACGGGGGAAAGAAGAGGGAtgatttcgtgttggaaaggaATCGGAGTGCAAGATATTCTCCAAAGCACATCGATAATGGACTCCTGCGTTTCTACTTGACGCCAATGAGGAGCAACCGGAGAGCTGGGCTTGGTAAAGTCAAACCGAAGCACTCACACTCAATAAGAAGCGTCCTTCAGCTGTACTGA